Within Diabrotica virgifera virgifera chromosome 7, PGI_DIABVI_V3a, the genomic segment aaaatatgaaaaaataatacaaataataggattagatataagaaataaaagagaattaaaagaaataataaatagaaaaagacaaaatgaatgggaaaattcaacaaaatctagacgtttatacaattttataccaatattagaaaacattccaaattattttaatccaaaacaaggtttaatacactttttaacaggacatggaccgtacccaacatatttggaaagatttaacttaaaagatgatgcatattgtgaatgtggagaactaggtacaccagaacatatagtattacattgtgaaaatactatagaaaatgaagaacatagagaaatgagaagaagattagaaagaattgaaataagagatatattacaaaatgaagaatattttgaaatattaaacaatctcacacaaataatatctaaaaaacaacaagaaatctataataatagaagaagacaaccaataatccaaccctgatgaagttgagtaagataaagttaaaataaataaaataaaatataaattcaaaaatagatatttacaattataataataataattcaatataaataaataaataaaaataataattcaatattaattcatgaaattaaaaaaaaaactaccaactctcttctgaaaatagagggactgtctttataacttagaagggagttgatagtaccaaaaatattttaaattgtttatttaaatttgtttgttaaacgtaattaatagattatggcaaattgttaattgtaaaaatatatttaatagttgagtaaaaaatgtaaaaatataaaaaaaaatatctgtaatcccatcaggaaaaaacgacctggattagtcactagaggccaggtcatatgtataaataataaataaataaataaataaatgtttgctagaacaaacctggATTTCAGGTTTTCGTTacaacatgtaggtatttaaaatggtggAGTAGAGTTGGAGTGTCTTGGAAGGCTTGACGCAACGAATGTGATTTCTATGTATCTCTTTttaagtaggtaggtacctatttcACATTTAAGCCTAGCCTAATACTTCTGTGTCACCGTAACTCTCCATTGCAGACATTTGCTTCTACACAAATGTTTTATAAGCGGAAACATCAAATATCTGCATAGGTATTTAATAATTGTGCATGGTTGATCCCAAAATAAATACCTATTTGATACAAACTTAGATAAGTACCAAAAGAAATAGGTACGTTGCAGTagttagtatagtcggttcgctaaactcagacacaactgactacttagtgattttagtaggtatttttttgccaattttggcaaaattactaactattaagtaattattaactatttagtaattatttttttttgtcaattttaccaaaaaaccgACTATACATAGGTACAATATAAATCAATGTTATGGTCGatgtcaataaaaataaaataatacagtggaatccgcttattggaatagccttcgtacCAAGcacaagcaaaagtattcctataacttGGATATTCTGTCCTTAAACGTAAACCggaatattcctataaccggtattacAATACGCGGTTTTGAAGTACAATATCTATCTTTTCACTTCGTGCCAATCCTCTTAAGAATCTTGGAAGATTTCTTTAATAAGATCAAGTACGTGCTGACCCCTGCCTTAAGACACTGACAACTAGATTCAAAATAGCCGAACTGTTGCCAAATACGGAACTACGGAAGTTTAAGTGAAAGATGGCCGAGTGTAGTGCAAGTGTAGTTATAAATACCGTAAATTCGAACTTAGAAACAAATACCGCGCAAAATACAAACTCAAGCAAAGACAATAAAGTGCTAAATGGTAAGCAAGATTTAAATACATCCATATTTCCTTTCAAACCCGCTAGATTTGCAGCTGTGTGCAAATGTTAAACGCGATAAttcaaaacttttaaactaattacaAACTTTTCTGATTGGGCTAAGTGTTGTGAGCATGTGCCGATTCTGACATGTTATCAAATTGTTCCAGATTTTGGAAAGATTCTTTGAAGTTTACTCTAGAATGATAGGAAAGAACAAAGTTGTCAAATTTTGAGGTTAGAAATGTTTTTTATATGAGTCACAACAACTTTGTTAAGTATTGAGAATTGGTGAATAATAATACAAACATTGGAAAGTGGTGAACTGTTACATTTGGTGTATCTAAAAATTGTTGCATGTCATTACTCACTTGCACCACAAAAACTGTGTAATGCACTGCAGAATCAACAGGCAGTCGTAAATTTTTACAATGGATCCAATATTGGTAGAAGATTTTGAAGTTGAGGCATTACCTCAATCAGTTAAAAACATTATTACTTCTTTAGAGCAATGTGTAACAGAACCTTCTAGAAATGACATTCTGGTTGGTGTAATATACATTCTGATGTTGGAATATGGATTTGTGCCCAATCATTGCAAAGACAGCAGTCCAAACCAAGGTTTTAATTTGAAGCAATTACTCGAATATTCCAAGGAGCTACCTCAAAATTGGAAGGAACATGGAATTTATACTCTTTGGTTCTATTTGAAAGGTTACGAACAAAATCAGTGTAATATAGTGTGTTGTCCCTCATTAGACGATTTAATAGTCAATTGTtatattacaaaaatagaaaattcAGTGTTTACAATGTTAGTGGATAGTTTATCATACTTTTCTAGTTCTAATGTAAATGCCAGGAGATTGAATTTTCAGAATTTAAAAGGTTTATCCTTTAAAATCAAATCAACTATCTGCTATCCGGTATATCAAACAATTCTAAGAAGCCATTTACGTTTTGACAAATGTATGGAGGCTATGCCATTTGAACTGATCTTActtcttaaaaaatatttgagaaaaTTTGACTTCCAAAATTTTCAAATAGCTTTCaatattcaattttcaataaattaCACGTAGAACATCTTACAAAAATGGATGCCTCTTGTTattaaatacagtaaaaccttgATATAATGGGCTAATTGGGGGATGGGGTGTCTGTTAAAGCCGAAAGtctgttatataaaaataggtttaaaataaatcaaaaaactttttttcaaaatgtgTAAGTATCAATCAatgcacaaaccatacatacttatagacgtttcacgaccatgttaatctttcggatcgaattaacgccatctcttgattggaatgggaactaaaatgacaaattttagttatgtgagcatttcaaattataaattttgcgggatttttgatgaaatttcgcaggaaattaaaacaacagaaagacagttcaatgttttattccatattttactgaaaacttcaaatattccaatttgtttttaaaatgctaaacactactgctatgtgtcacgtgaaagcactgatgtgtatcgacttaaatgaaaatttttgaaagaatcttgtaggatgattgtttagttagataaatacctt encodes:
- the LOC126887801 gene encoding uncharacterized protein LOC126887801 — its product is MDPILVEDFEVEALPQSVKNIITSLEQCVTEPSRNDILVGVIYILMLEYGFVPNHCKDSSPNQGFNLKQLLEYSKELPQNWKEHGIYTLWFYLKGYEQNQCNIVCCPSLDDLIVNCYITKIENSVFTMLVDSLSYFSSSNVNARRLNFQNLKGLSFKIKSTICYPVYQTILRSHLRFDKCMEAMPFELILLLKKYLRKFDFQNFQIAFNIQFSINYT